CTCTCAGATTGCAATGGGTTGAACCCTTGTCATAGTGTGATGAATTCATGTGGTCTCATTTTCACAAGCACTGAATAGACACTGCTCACATTGAAATCCATGAGAGCTGTGTGAAAAGTGTTTCTACAAATGCAGGCCAAAAACTTGCAGTCATTTTATCCAGACAAGGCTGTGAGAATTTTAAGAGTCTGTATGCACCTCAAGTTAATGGGAGTATTTGAGAATTTTGGGATATGCCTCTCTTAAGCAAAACTTTACAAATGCTCATGCTCAAACACGTGCATTCACACCAGATCTGCTCCCCTTATCTCAAGGAATGCTTTGTCAGTATGTAAATACCTTTACTGATGGGTTCCTAAGAGTAAGTACAACATAGATGGGAAAAAGTTATAGCTGTTTATATAATGCACAGTAATTTCAAGCTGGCTGTAGAGCAGCTGCTACTGAAATGTCCTGAAATGTCTTCAAAAGATACAATGCCCATTAGCTTTTGGCTTTAATATTATTACTATTTATCAATGACCTTTTACACCAGACGTTTGCTCCTGCATGTATGTACAGCTGTGTGATTGCAGGGTTGCATTGCTGGGACCTATGCAATGTAACATGATGAATTATTAACATTTTAAACATTCAGAATTACATGTGCTTTAACTCCACACCCCGCCATCTCGTCCACTGCTTCCCCCCCGCCGCCATCTCGTCCACTGCTTCCCCCCCGCCGCCATCTCGTCCACTGCTTCCCCCCCGCCGCCATCTCGTCCACTGCTTCCCCCCCGCCGCCATCTCGTccactgcttcccccccccgccgccaTCTCGTCCACTGCTTTCCCTCCGCTGCCATCTCGTCTACTGCTTTCCCCCCCGCCGCCATCTCGTCCACTGCTTCCCCCCCTGCCGCCATCTCGTccactgctttccctccccGCCGCCATCTCGTccactgctttccctccccGCCGCCATCTTGTGCACTGCTTCCCCCCCCGCCGCCATCTCTTCCACTGCTTCCCCCCCGCCGCCATCTCGTCCACTGCTTCCCCCCCCGCCGCCATCTCGTCCACTGCTTCCCCCCCCGCCGCCATCTCGTccactgcttccccccccccgccgccatctcgtcctctgctttccctccgcCGCCATCTCgtcctctgctttccctccgcCGCCATCTCgtcctctgctttccctccgcCGCCATCTCGTCCACTGCTTTCCCTCCGCCGCCATCTCGTCCACTG
Above is a genomic segment from Dryobates pubescens isolate bDryPub1 chromosome 24, bDryPub1.pri, whole genome shotgun sequence containing:
- the LOC128898465 gene encoding PE-PGRS family protein PE_PGRS16-like, producing the protein MAAGGKQWTRWRRRESSGRDGGGGKAEDEMAAEGKQRTRWRRRESRGRDGGGGGEAVDEMAAGGEAVDEMAAGGEAVDEMAAGGKQWKRWRRGGKQCTRWRRGGKAVDEMAAGRESSGRDGGRGGSSGRDGGGGESSRRDGSGGKAVDEMAAGGGSSGRDGGGGEAVDEMAAGGKQWTRWRRGGSSGRDGGGGEAVDEMAGCGVKAHVILNV